The nucleotide sequence CAGTTGGGCAGCCATTTGCCGGTGACGATCTGCCCCCCGTGAAGTCAGCATCGCAATCGGTAGTTGGCTTAAAGTAGGATCTTTCTGCATCCGCGACAGCAACTCCAGGCCATCCATCCGCGGCATCTCAATATCGCAGAAAACTAAATCACAGGGTAAGCCAGAGCGGAGTTTTTCCCAGGCATCCTGCCCATCACGGGCTTGTTCAACTCGATAACCTGCTCGAGTAAAGGTCATTGAGAGTAATTCCCGCACCGTAATAGAGTCGTCAATAATCAACACTAGCGGTTCGGTCTTGACAGGTTCTTCCGGTAGGGGAGGCATTGGCGTACCCCAATCTCCAGGTTCGAGACGATTGAGAGAGAGATCAACTAACTCCAGAATGTCGGCAATGGCCATTGCACGTCCATCCCCTTGTACGGTAACTCCAGCAATCCCCATAGGCTTGGGAACCGGCCCCGCCAGTTGCTTAATCACAATTTCCTGCTCACCAATGACCTGATCCACTTGTAGGGCAATCAAATCATCGGCACTGCGGAGAATGACAACGGAAATGACATCTTCCTCATGACTGGCTCCACCATAGACATTACTTCGACTAATTTGTCGTCGATAAGGAAGTAAATCTGTCAACCGCCGGAATGTCAACTGCCGATCCCGCCAGGCCAGTTTCTGCTCACCGTCCTCACTCACCTGTAAGCGATCTTCGGGAATATCTAGCATATCTTCCACACCATCAATGGGGAAGGCAATCCGGCAGTGATTATCAATACAACAGAGGGCTTTTGTAATACTCAGAGTCAGAGGTAAGCGAATTGTGAAGGTTGTGCCTTTACCGAGGGTGGAATCAGTGTTGATGCTGCCGCGAATTTCCTCAAGGCTAACCCGGACGACATCCATACCCACGCCACGCCCGGCCAAATCATCGGCCTGATCCTTGGTGCTAAACCCAGACCGAAAAAGGAGACCATAAATATCTTGGCGGGTCAGGTGATTAGCTTCAGAAGCAGAAATAATTCCAGTGGCAATGGCCTTGGCTTTAACCCGTTCCGAATCAATCCCATGGCCATCATCACTGACGGAAATAATCGTCTGACTACCCTGGTAAAAGGCCCGGATCTTCACAGTTCCTTTTTCTGGTTTCCCCTTGGCCCGACGCTCCTCTGGGGTTTCAATCCCGTGATAGATAGCATTGTTGATCAGGTGGGTCATGGGATCGTAGAGCCGCTCAAGAATCCCCTTATCTACGAGAATTCCTTCGCCTTCAATTTCCAGGTTGGCTTGCTTGCCACATTTGCTGGCAATTTGGCGAACGGCACCCGGTAAGCGTGTGGCCATTTCTCGGAAGGGCACCATTCGGGAACGACTCAAACTTTCTTGGACTTGGGTGGTGACTTGGCGGAACATCCGGGTTGTTTGCTCAACTTCATCAACCACATATTCAATGTCGGAGGCAGCCTCTCGAACGCGAACAATTCGTTCAATAACTTCCTGGGAAAGGGTATGGAAGCCAGTGAACCGATCCATTTCCAGGGAGTCAAATTGCACCCCGGTGGCATGGTTAGGGTCATTGGCACTCTCCCGCCCAAAGCCGCGAGGTTGAGAAATGCTGCTGAACAAAGAGCTTTCGAGGAGGGAACGGTCGTATAAATCCTGCATTTGTTGGCTGACATCCCCCAACTGCTGAACTTGATAGAGGAGGTTATCTAAAAATTGTCGGAGCCGCTCTTGGTTATCTTCTAAGGCATTCCGATTAACAACCAATTCCCCGACTAGGTTGTTGAGACCATCTAAATGCTTGACAGAAACCCGCATGGTTTGATCAAAGCCTGCACTGGCACTACGCCGAGTCGTCCGCGGACGTAAATTGAGGGCGGGGGAGATGGGATCAGCGGAGAGGGCTGGATTGGGGGTTAAGTCGGTGAGTAGGGAATCAAACTCCCTCAGTCGGTAGGCTGGAACGGATTCAGTGCCGGCAACGGGTTCCTCAAGGAGCGATTCTAGGTCATCCCAGGCCGGAGTTGGGTCAGCTACAGTCTCTGGGGCTTGAGGTGGAGCTTCAGCTAGGAGGGCATCAAGGTCTTCAAAGTCAACCGTAGGCACTGGGGTAGCAGCCACCCGCCCCGCAAAAATTTCACTAATTTCGCTCAGATCATTGAGAATATCATCTTGATCTGAAACCATACCAGGACTAGGTAAGGGTTCATCGGCAGTAGCGGCCATGAAGGCTTCTAAATCAGCTGAAGTTGCCAGTTGTTCTAAATTCTCCTGATCCCCCAACGAGCTAAGTTCTGGGGCTGGGACAATCAGTTCATCAAGAACGGCGGCCACCTCTGTAGATTCGCGCCAATCCGAGGTAGGAGTCTCGACCCGGCCGGGAGGTGTCAAAGCCTCTAAGGTGGCAGGGGTGATTTCCTCTGCCAAGAAGGTATCTAAAAATTCACTGTCAGCGGTTAAATTGGCTTCGCTTTGATCAATGCCCTCCAGCAAGGTATCAATCAAGCTCCCCAAGCCAGCCGCATCAGCAGGAATCTCTAGGGACTGGGGTTCTAGGGGCTGTGATGCCGTTGTTTGGGCAAAAAAGGTAGCTAGGTCAACTTCTTCATCACGCACGCCACCGCTGGCAAGGGGGTCTGGCTCGGAACTCGTGAAATCTAAACCGCCCAACTCAGCTAGATCCTCAACTGCTGCGGTTCTCTCCCCAAATAGACCCGAGAGATCCATCTCATTGCTAGCTCCGGCTGCTGCCGCCGTGCTTTCTAAAAATTCGGAGAGATCATCATCGGCATCAATCACAGGCTGAGTGGACTCAAAGCCATAGTCCAGGCCTGGCCAAGGGGGAGGCAGTTCTCCAGAAAGCTCAAAAATATCATCTAATTCACTCAGATCCGCTTCCGTTGTCTGCCAGGCCACCGCTTCTTCCCTTAATTCGGCGGCAATTACCTCTGGTTCAGAGGGGAAGAACTCCCTGGATGCTTCTAATGCTCCAATTGGGTCTAGTGTGGCCATGGGCATCACTGCCTCTGGAAGACTCTCCTCTAAGACCAATGGGGACTCAAGAACCGGTTCAACCGGTAAGAGAGGCAGCATTTCCGGGGAAAGGCGAATCTCACCCTCTTGCTGGGCTAGGACGAGATCACGGGCCGCCTTAATGTCTTTAATGATGGTGGGGGCCAGGGCCAAAAGGCTATTGTCAGGATTAGCAATGGCCCGCTCGGCAGCCTCTAATAGGTTGACCCAGGCCTGCAGATCAAAGGGTTCTCCCAACTGCCCTAAGCTAACACAAGCGGCTTGTAACTCTTGACGAATCTCCGGGGAGTCCGCCTGCTTGAACAGTTGCAACATCCCCCGGAGCCGTTCTGGGACATCGGTTTGAAACACAAATTCCCGCCCATCGCTAGGTTCGGCTATTGCAGTGGGGGCGATCGGGATAGAAGTCAGAGTAACAGCAGGTGTGGGTGCGCCGGACACTAAACCACTCAGATGAGCCTCTAACTGATCAAAGACAGGTTCAGTTTGACTCAGGGCCTGGTTGGCCACCTCTTCAGATAGGCCAAAGGGGCTTTGGAGTTCGTCTAAAAGTTCTCGTAGGGCATCAAACCCCTGTAAAAAAAGAGTTTCTAAGGTTTCATCTACCCGGACGGGATGCTCCTTAAGGATCTTGAAGTAGTCCTCTAGTTTGTGGGAAATTTGCTGAATGCTGTGCAAACCCAGCATAGCTGCCCCACCCTTAACGGAATG is from Synechococcus sp. PCC 6312 and encodes:
- a CDS encoding response regulator, giving the protein MQTDQQKRILGYFIEEAQEHLTTIETSLMNLQGVVDDPEAMSEMFRAAHSVKGGAAMLGLHSIQQISHKLEDYFKILKEHPVRVDETLETLFLQGFDALRELLDELQSPFGLSEEVANQALSQTEPVFDQLEAHLSGLVSGAPTPAVTLTSIPIAPTAIAEPSDGREFVFQTDVPERLRGMLQLFKQADSPEIRQELQAACVSLGQLGEPFDLQAWVNLLEAAERAIANPDNSLLALAPTIIKDIKAARDLVLAQQEGEIRLSPEMLPLLPVEPVLESPLVLEESLPEAVMPMATLDPIGALEASREFFPSEPEVIAAELREEAVAWQTTEADLSELDDIFELSGELPPPWPGLDYGFESTQPVIDADDDLSEFLESTAAAAGASNEMDLSGLFGERTAAVEDLAELGGLDFTSSEPDPLASGGVRDEEVDLATFFAQTTASQPLEPQSLEIPADAAGLGSLIDTLLEGIDQSEANLTADSEFLDTFLAEEITPATLEALTPPGRVETPTSDWRESTEVAAVLDELIVPAPELSSLGDQENLEQLATSADLEAFMAATADEPLPSPGMVSDQDDILNDLSEISEIFAGRVAATPVPTVDFEDLDALLAEAPPQAPETVADPTPAWDDLESLLEEPVAGTESVPAYRLREFDSLLTDLTPNPALSADPISPALNLRPRTTRRSASAGFDQTMRVSVKHLDGLNNLVGELVVNRNALEDNQERLRQFLDNLLYQVQQLGDVSQQMQDLYDRSLLESSLFSSISQPRGFGRESANDPNHATGVQFDSLEMDRFTGFHTLSQEVIERIVRVREAASDIEYVVDEVEQTTRMFRQVTTQVQESLSRSRMVPFREMATRLPGAVRQIASKCGKQANLEIEGEGILVDKGILERLYDPMTHLINNAIYHGIETPEERRAKGKPEKGTVKIRAFYQGSQTIISVSDDGHGIDSERVKAKAIATGIISASEANHLTRQDIYGLLFRSGFSTKDQADDLAGRGVGMDVVRVSLEEIRGSINTDSTLGKGTTFTIRLPLTLSITKALCCIDNHCRIAFPIDGVEDMLDIPEDRLQVSEDGEQKLAWRDRQLTFRRLTDLLPYRRQISRSNVYGGASHEEDVISVVILRSADDLIALQVDQVIGEQEIVIKQLAGPVPKPMGIAGVTVQGDGRAMAIADILELVDLSLNRLEPGDWGTPMPPLPEEPVKTEPLVLIIDDSITVRELLSMTFTRAGYRVEQARDGQDAWEKLRSGLPCDLVFCDIEMPRMDGLELLSRMQKDPTLSQLPIAMLTSRGADRHRQMAAQLGARGYFTKPYLEEQLLDAANRLLQGEVLVSEPVT